The following coding sequences lie in one Ignavibacteria bacterium genomic window:
- a CDS encoding YjbH domain-containing protein, whose product MKLKEVLTLFFILLLPAAVFPQGLAGSEAENESEYLIDVPTAGVLEKGHVGVNFYMMPAGVVMSRLEVGAFENFSFGISYGAANFIGTGSPLWYKLPGVMLKVKVVDESNGFPALALGFDSQGKGEFIKKIDDKDINRFRVKSPGFYASASKNFQFLGYLSLHGTLNYSLEREDGDKDLNFSLGFEKTLGSRLSFIAEYDFAINDNTANALGDGNGYLNAGVRWSLSENFTVGFDLRDLLNNKKLNAGTADRALNVQFVNPIF is encoded by the coding sequence ATGAAACTTAAAGAAGTTTTAACGTTATTTTTCATTCTACTACTGCCTGCCGCAGTTTTTCCGCAGGGCCTGGCAGGCTCCGAAGCAGAAAACGAATCGGAGTATCTGATTGATGTGCCTACGGCAGGTGTACTGGAAAAAGGGCACGTGGGCGTAAATTTTTATATGATGCCGGCCGGCGTTGTAATGTCCAGGCTTGAGGTTGGAGCTTTTGAAAATTTCAGTTTCGGTATTTCCTACGGAGCTGCCAACTTTATCGGTACCGGAAGCCCGTTATGGTATAAACTGCCGGGCGTAATGCTTAAGGTAAAAGTAGTTGATGAATCAAATGGATTTCCGGCCCTCGCCCTGGGTTTTGATTCGCAGGGCAAAGGTGAATTCATTAAGAAAATTGATGACAAGGATATAAACCGTTTCAGGGTGAAATCTCCCGGCTTTTACGCTTCAGCTTCCAAAAATTTCCAGTTCCTGGGCTATTTAAGCCTCCACGGTACCCTTAACTACTCCCTGGAAAGGGAGGATGGCGACAAGGATCTGAACTTCTCTCTGGGCTTTGAGAAGACCCTGGGCTCCAGGCTGTCTTTTATCGCTGAATACGATTTTGCAATTAATGACAACACGGCAAATGCGCTCGGGGACGGGAACGGATACCTCAATGCCGGTGTAAGATGGTCATTAAGTGAGAATTTTACGGTGGGTTTTGATTTAAGGGACCTCCTTAACAATAAAAAACTTAATGCCGGAACAGCAGACCGCGCATTAAATGTACAATTTGTGAATCCAATCTTCTAA